Proteins from a genomic interval of Rosa chinensis cultivar Old Blush chromosome 2, RchiOBHm-V2, whole genome shotgun sequence:
- the LOC112185567 gene encoding uncharacterized protein LOC112185567 isoform X4 yields MAAKDFAEFQWKKFLRSLLEAESELSGSINLISYFKTIKQKLIETETIPFSEIAAGMALNMVSWERNTYILVYRYLLELNYALAECRIFAKEFKELNKKILPLNPSTVYFILKMKKRLTALSSKFDILVRSSPSTSVSVLREKKERNAVECVGFTEKDIVVIKKNSEETVVFSDVRFGRQYSGSLTLRDFHLLSDGATGNGFTSIGIVGMAGVGKSTFLLKEILEWNDIRSEFSPIIQLCLSDIMQENNVVGGTSANGVSMSIVKLILQKLGEEETGISGLGLTSLLERLYSLLSGKKYLIALDDVFNAMEFYSDLGNDRGKFGNRLSHGLPKDSGGVVIVISSKPEVALDMVGLRQNSVHKRLTTLKRKSGVRSTTSVERQDHQTPIDNSPTSISTPKEKTNVVEECLPLTEKAKKISPENVLLIPNVGRSRNQRDFRDSSLLVGDPAGIGFTAIGIVGMAGVGKSTFVHKVLKTVWFEFDPIVWLCLSDIIKAKNQVPDATAATDQEISISIVTCILEMLGVSIDKNLSLAELLERLYHVLLGKRYLIVLDDVWDIMEFYSDLCFKLPEGEKIQDHLSHGLPKDSGGTVIVTTRLTEVARDMVGFGQNKLFLVLPLEREECFSNFNSFLHHEKYRCGEGTRFGKSNMETVKKVHDEILHQVCGLPSIAKTLADLIIANQIGQNDYNRSALKKMLIPHEIRIQCSWVTVATKDKKAKWIQDKTEVPKCPIFVFIDLRSDQVGDLAEDLRYLLNREQVIAVLHESFHNKYKLSTVNPDRALTEVYGALATLKGVGHNFTDEIQKKMTIIIVGEDVFINWFLGVFCDLNLPDSPSIVPIALGIKSNIPFSFGWEFDAMKPVNKILETVLNHTKQIKADSWRILINLKAIPTDNQELPYCLHLCTPVDEPDRENVDNRPLIRGEFWNYFSIGVDDPRLYGASRFRHTSRTLNRLLAKVEVLKHHGDQWEMLSIPSSIRSIVCLNLPSFVGGLTPWTTANLKKDHRMMDVLKLLVPEMIYFLRRKGGFALIRYEKFASSLLGTQLRL; encoded by the exons ATGGCTGCCAAGGATTTTGCTGAATTCCAGTGGAAGAAGTTCTTGAGATCTCTGTTAGAGGCAGAGTCTGAATTATCAGGTTCCATAAATCTCATTTCTTACTTCAAAACAATCAAACAGAAGTTAATAGAAACAGAGACGATTCCTTTTTCCGAGATAGCTGCAGGGATGGCATTGAATATGGTGTCATGGGAAAGGAATACTTACATTCTGGTTTACCGTTATCTCTTGGAGCTCAACTACGCATTGGCAGAGTGCCGAATCTTTGCAAAGGAGTTCAAGGAGCTTAACAAGAAGATCTTGCCCTTGAATCCTTCCACAGTTTATTTCATCCTAAAGATGAAGAAGCGGCTGACGGCACTGAGCAGtaagtttgacattttggtgcGTAGCAGCCCATCAACGTCTGTTTCTGTCCTGAGggagaaaaaagagaggaacGCAGTCGAATGTGTGGGATTTACAGAGAAAGATATAGTGGTGATAAAGAAGAACTCAGAAGAAACTGTGGTGTTTTCTGATGTACGATTTGGGAGacagtatagtggttcactgaCGCTTAGGGACTTCCACTTGCTCAGTGACGGTGCAACCGGAAATGGGTTCACGTCCATTGGGATAGTCGGCATGGCTGGTGTGGGTAAGTCCACTTTCTTATTAAAAGAAATTTTGGAGTGGAATGACATACGCTCTGAGTTTTCTCCTATCATTCAGTTATGTTTGTCTGATATAATGCAAGAAAACAATGTAGTAGGCGGTACTAGTGCCAATGGGGTCAGCATGAGCATTGTGAAACTCATTCTTCAAAAGTTGGGGGAGGAGGAAACTGGTATTTCTGGCCTAGGACTCACTTCGCTCTTGGAAAGGCTCTACAGTCTTTTATCAGGTAAAAAGTATTTGATTGCGTTGGATGATGTGTTTAATGCTATGGAATTCTATTCGGATTTGGGTAATGACCGTGGGAAATTCGGGAATCGGTTATCGCATGGATTGCCTAAGGATAGTGGTGGTGTAGTCATTGTCATTAGTAGTAAACCAGAAGTAGCTCTCGATATGGTGGGGCTTCGCCAAAATTCTGTGCATAAGCGGCTGACCACACTCAAAAGGAAGTCTGGAGTACGGTCGACAACTTCAGTGGAACGGCAAGACCATCAAACACCAATAGATAACAGCCCCACATCGATTTCTACGCCGAAAGAGAAGACGAATGTTGTAGAAGAATGTTTGCCATTAACAGAGAAGGCAAAGAAAATTTCACCAGAAAATGTGCTACTAATTCCCAATGTAGGGAGGTCCAGGAACCAAAGGGATTTTAGGGACTCCAGCTTGCTTGTTGGTGATCCAGCCGGAATTGGATTTACGGCCATTGGGATAGTTGGCATGGCAGGTGTTGGTAAGTCCACTTTCGTGCACAAGGTCTTGAAAACTGTGTGGTTCGAATTTGATCCTATAGTTTGGTTATGCTTGTCGGATATAATCAAAGCTAAAAACCAAGTACCGGATGCTACTGCTGCCACTGATCAGGAGATCAGCATTAGCATTGTGACATGTATCCTTGAAATGTTGGGGGTCTCCATAGACAAGAACCTTAGCCTTGCCGAGCTCTTGGAAAGGCTCTACCATGTTTTATTAGGTAAAAGGTATTTGATTGTGCTTGATGATGTTTGGGACATTATGGAGTTCTACTCGGATTTATGTTTTAAACTCCCGGAAGGTGAAAAAATTCAGGATCACTTATCACACGGATTGCCTAAAGACTCTGGTGGTACGGTCATTGTCACTACTAGGTTGACGGAAGTAGCGCGAGATATGGTGGGCTTTGGCCAAAATAAGTTGTTCCTTGTTCTGCCATTGGAGAGAGAAGAGTGCTTTTCCAACTTTAACAGCTTTTTACACCATGAAAAATACAGGTGCGGTGAAGGAACACGCTTTGGTAAGTCCAACATGGAAACTGTGAAAAAGGTTCATGATGAGATTCTGCATCAAGTTTGTGGCCTACCATCAATTGCCAAGACTCTGGCAGACTTGATCATTGCAAATCAGATTGGTCAAAATGATTATAATAG GTCTGCCCTGAAGAAGATGTTGATACCTCATGAAATTCGTATTCAATGTTCATGGGTGACTGTTGCgacaaaagacaagaaagcgAAATGGATTCAGGATAAAACCGAAGTACCAAAATGTCCAATATttgtgtttattgatttaagaagtGACCAAGTAGGAGATCTTGCTGAAGACCTTCGCTACTTGCTTAATCGTGAGCAG GTCATTGCTGTTCTGCACGAGAGTTTCCATAACAAGTATAAATTATCGACAGTGAACCCAGATAGGGCGCTGACTGAGGTTTATGGTGCTCTAGCAACGCTTAAGGGTGTAGGACATAACTTTACTGACGAAATTCAAAAGAAGATGACAATTATA ATTGTTggtgaggatgtttttataaacTGGTTTCTGGGAGTTTTCTGTGATCTAAATTTGCCAGACTCACCCTCCATTGTTCCCATAGCACTCGGAATCAAGAGTAACATCCCATTCTCCTTTGGATGG GAGTTTGATGCTATGAAACCAGTGAACAAGATCTTGGAGACGGTTCTAAATCATACAAAACAGATCAAAGCTGACAG CTGGCGTATCCTCATCAACTTGAAAGCCATTCCTACAGATAATCAAGAATTACCATATTGTCTGCATTTATGTACTCCTGTTGATGAACCAGATAGGGAAAATGTG GACAATCGACCATTAATCCGTGGAGAATTTTGGAACTACTTCAGCATTG GTGTTGACGATCCAAGACTGTATGGAGCTTCGCGCTTTCGCCATACTTCAAG GACCTTGAACAGGTTACTTGCAAAAGTAGAGGTTTTAAAACATCATGGTGATCAGTGGGAAATGCTTAGCATTCCTAGTAG CATTAGGTCAATTGTTTGTCTCAACTTGCCTAGCTTTGTTGGTGGACTAACTCCTTGGACAACAGCAAATTTGAAGAAAGATCACAGA ATGATGGACGTCTTGAAATTATTGGTTCCCGAGATGATTTACTTTCTCCGAAGAAAAGGTGGATTCGCCTTGATCAG
- the LOC112185567 gene encoding uncharacterized protein LOC112185567 isoform X2, with product MAAKDFAEFQWKKFLRSLLEAESELSGSINLISYFKTIKQKLIETETIPFSEIAAGMALNMVSWERNTYILVYRYLLELNYALAECRIFAKEFKELNKKILPLNPSTVYFILKMKKRLTALSSKFDILVRSSPSTSVSVLREKKERNAVECVGFTEKDIVVIKKNSEETVVFSDVRFGRQYSGSLTLRDFHLLSDGATGNGFTSIGIVGMAGVGKSTFLLKEILEWNDIRSEFSPIIQLCLSDIMQENNVVGGTSANGVSMSIVKLILQKLGEEETGISGLGLTSLLERLYSLLSGKKYLIALDDVFNAMEFYSDLGNDRGKFGNRLSHGLPKDSGGVVIVISSKPEVALDMVGLRQNSVHKRLTTLKRKSGVRSTTSVERQDHQTPIDNSPTSISTPKEKTNVVEECLPLTEKAKKISPENVLLIPNVGRSRNQRDFRDSSLLVGDPAGIGFTAIGIVGMAGVGKSTFVHKVLKTVWFEFDPIVWLCLSDIIKAKNQVPDATAATDQEISISIVTCILEMLGVSIDKNLSLAELLERLYHVLLGKRYLIVLDDVWDIMEFYSDLCFKLPEGEKIQDHLSHGLPKDSGGTVIVTTRLTEVARDMVGFGQNKLFLVLPLEREECFSNFNSFLHHEKYRCGEGTRFGKSNMETVKKVHDEILHQVCGLPSIAKTLADLIIANQIGQNDYNRSALKKMLIPHEIRIQCSWVTVATKDKKAKWIQDKTEVPKCPIFVFIDLRSDQVGDLAEDLRYLLNREQVIAVLHESFHNKYKLSTVNPDRALTEVYGALATLKGVGHNFTDEIQKKMTIIIVGEDVFINWFLGVFCDLNLPDSPSIVPIALGIKSNIPFSFGWEFDAMKPVNKILETVLNHTKQIKADSWRILINLKAIPTDNQELPYCLHLCTPVDEPDRENVDNRPLIRGEFWNYFSIGVDDPRLYGASRFRHTSRTLNRLLAKVEVLKHHGDQWEMLSIPSSIRSIVCLNLPSFVGGLTPWTTANLKKDHRKGLTSSFTDDGRLEIIGSRDDLLSPKKRWIRLDQVREIRFKFIGDSAEVINMMIDGVPLKKSPLDGLDAIEISHHRQVNILVEQNYSANSIHDS from the exons ATGGCTGCCAAGGATTTTGCTGAATTCCAGTGGAAGAAGTTCTTGAGATCTCTGTTAGAGGCAGAGTCTGAATTATCAGGTTCCATAAATCTCATTTCTTACTTCAAAACAATCAAACAGAAGTTAATAGAAACAGAGACGATTCCTTTTTCCGAGATAGCTGCAGGGATGGCATTGAATATGGTGTCATGGGAAAGGAATACTTACATTCTGGTTTACCGTTATCTCTTGGAGCTCAACTACGCATTGGCAGAGTGCCGAATCTTTGCAAAGGAGTTCAAGGAGCTTAACAAGAAGATCTTGCCCTTGAATCCTTCCACAGTTTATTTCATCCTAAAGATGAAGAAGCGGCTGACGGCACTGAGCAGtaagtttgacattttggtgcGTAGCAGCCCATCAACGTCTGTTTCTGTCCTGAGggagaaaaaagagaggaacGCAGTCGAATGTGTGGGATTTACAGAGAAAGATATAGTGGTGATAAAGAAGAACTCAGAAGAAACTGTGGTGTTTTCTGATGTACGATTTGGGAGacagtatagtggttcactgaCGCTTAGGGACTTCCACTTGCTCAGTGACGGTGCAACCGGAAATGGGTTCACGTCCATTGGGATAGTCGGCATGGCTGGTGTGGGTAAGTCCACTTTCTTATTAAAAGAAATTTTGGAGTGGAATGACATACGCTCTGAGTTTTCTCCTATCATTCAGTTATGTTTGTCTGATATAATGCAAGAAAACAATGTAGTAGGCGGTACTAGTGCCAATGGGGTCAGCATGAGCATTGTGAAACTCATTCTTCAAAAGTTGGGGGAGGAGGAAACTGGTATTTCTGGCCTAGGACTCACTTCGCTCTTGGAAAGGCTCTACAGTCTTTTATCAGGTAAAAAGTATTTGATTGCGTTGGATGATGTGTTTAATGCTATGGAATTCTATTCGGATTTGGGTAATGACCGTGGGAAATTCGGGAATCGGTTATCGCATGGATTGCCTAAGGATAGTGGTGGTGTAGTCATTGTCATTAGTAGTAAACCAGAAGTAGCTCTCGATATGGTGGGGCTTCGCCAAAATTCTGTGCATAAGCGGCTGACCACACTCAAAAGGAAGTCTGGAGTACGGTCGACAACTTCAGTGGAACGGCAAGACCATCAAACACCAATAGATAACAGCCCCACATCGATTTCTACGCCGAAAGAGAAGACGAATGTTGTAGAAGAATGTTTGCCATTAACAGAGAAGGCAAAGAAAATTTCACCAGAAAATGTGCTACTAATTCCCAATGTAGGGAGGTCCAGGAACCAAAGGGATTTTAGGGACTCCAGCTTGCTTGTTGGTGATCCAGCCGGAATTGGATTTACGGCCATTGGGATAGTTGGCATGGCAGGTGTTGGTAAGTCCACTTTCGTGCACAAGGTCTTGAAAACTGTGTGGTTCGAATTTGATCCTATAGTTTGGTTATGCTTGTCGGATATAATCAAAGCTAAAAACCAAGTACCGGATGCTACTGCTGCCACTGATCAGGAGATCAGCATTAGCATTGTGACATGTATCCTTGAAATGTTGGGGGTCTCCATAGACAAGAACCTTAGCCTTGCCGAGCTCTTGGAAAGGCTCTACCATGTTTTATTAGGTAAAAGGTATTTGATTGTGCTTGATGATGTTTGGGACATTATGGAGTTCTACTCGGATTTATGTTTTAAACTCCCGGAAGGTGAAAAAATTCAGGATCACTTATCACACGGATTGCCTAAAGACTCTGGTGGTACGGTCATTGTCACTACTAGGTTGACGGAAGTAGCGCGAGATATGGTGGGCTTTGGCCAAAATAAGTTGTTCCTTGTTCTGCCATTGGAGAGAGAAGAGTGCTTTTCCAACTTTAACAGCTTTTTACACCATGAAAAATACAGGTGCGGTGAAGGAACACGCTTTGGTAAGTCCAACATGGAAACTGTGAAAAAGGTTCATGATGAGATTCTGCATCAAGTTTGTGGCCTACCATCAATTGCCAAGACTCTGGCAGACTTGATCATTGCAAATCAGATTGGTCAAAATGATTATAATAG GTCTGCCCTGAAGAAGATGTTGATACCTCATGAAATTCGTATTCAATGTTCATGGGTGACTGTTGCgacaaaagacaagaaagcgAAATGGATTCAGGATAAAACCGAAGTACCAAAATGTCCAATATttgtgtttattgatttaagaagtGACCAAGTAGGAGATCTTGCTGAAGACCTTCGCTACTTGCTTAATCGTGAGCAG GTCATTGCTGTTCTGCACGAGAGTTTCCATAACAAGTATAAATTATCGACAGTGAACCCAGATAGGGCGCTGACTGAGGTTTATGGTGCTCTAGCAACGCTTAAGGGTGTAGGACATAACTTTACTGACGAAATTCAAAAGAAGATGACAATTATA ATTGTTggtgaggatgtttttataaacTGGTTTCTGGGAGTTTTCTGTGATCTAAATTTGCCAGACTCACCCTCCATTGTTCCCATAGCACTCGGAATCAAGAGTAACATCCCATTCTCCTTTGGATGG GAGTTTGATGCTATGAAACCAGTGAACAAGATCTTGGAGACGGTTCTAAATCATACAAAACAGATCAAAGCTGACAG CTGGCGTATCCTCATCAACTTGAAAGCCATTCCTACAGATAATCAAGAATTACCATATTGTCTGCATTTATGTACTCCTGTTGATGAACCAGATAGGGAAAATGTG GACAATCGACCATTAATCCGTGGAGAATTTTGGAACTACTTCAGCATTG GTGTTGACGATCCAAGACTGTATGGAGCTTCGCGCTTTCGCCATACTTCAAG GACCTTGAACAGGTTACTTGCAAAAGTAGAGGTTTTAAAACATCATGGTGATCAGTGGGAAATGCTTAGCATTCCTAGTAG CATTAGGTCAATTGTTTGTCTCAACTTGCCTAGCTTTGTTGGTGGACTAACTCCTTGGACAACAGCAAATTTGAAGAAAGATCACAGA AAAGGCTTGACCTCATCTTTCACAGATGATGGACGTCTTGAAATTATTGGTTCCCGAGATGATTTACTTTCTCCGAAGAAAAGGTGGATTCGCCTTGATCAG
- the LOC112185567 gene encoding uncharacterized protein LOC112185567 isoform X1: MAAKDFAEFQWKKFLRSLLEAESELSGSINLISYFKTIKQKLIETETIPFSEIAAGMALNMVSWERNTYILVYRYLLELNYALAECRIFAKEFKELNKKILPLNPSTVYFILKMKKRLTALSSKFDILVRSSPSTSVSVLREKKERNAVECVGFTEKDIVVIKKNSEETVVFSDVRFGRQYSGSLTLRDFHLLSDGATGNGFTSIGIVGMAGVGKSTFLLKEILEWNDIRSEFSPIIQLCLSDIMQENNVVGGTSANGVSMSIVKLILQKLGEEETGISGLGLTSLLERLYSLLSGKKYLIALDDVFNAMEFYSDLGNDRGKFGNRLSHGLPKDSGGVVIVISSKPEVALDMVGLRQNSVHKRLTTLKRKSGVRSTTSVERQDHQTPIDNSPTSISTPKEKTNVVEECLPLTEKAKKISPENVLLIPNVGRSRNQRDFRDSSLLVGDPAGIGFTAIGIVGMAGVGKSTFVHKVLKTVWFEFDPIVWLCLSDIIKAKNQVPDATAATDQEISISIVTCILEMLGVSIDKNLSLAELLERLYHVLLGKRYLIVLDDVWDIMEFYSDLCFKLPEGEKIQDHLSHGLPKDSGGTVIVTTRLTEVARDMVGFGQNKLFLVLPLEREECFSNFNSFLHHEKYRCGEGTRFGKSNMETVKKVHDEILHQVCGLPSIAKTLADLIIANQIGQNDYNRSALKKMLIPHEIRIQCSWVTVATKDKKAKWIQDKTEVPKCPIFVFIDLRSDQVGDLAEDLRYLLNREQVIAVLHESFHNKYKLSTVNPDRALTEVYGALATLKGVGHNFTDEIQKKMTIIIVGEDVFINWFLGVFCDLNLPDSPSIVPIALGIKSNIPFSFGWEFDAMKPVNKILETVLNHTKQIKADSWRILINLKAIPTDNQELPYCLHLCTPVDEPDRENVDNRPLIRGEFWNYFSIGVDDPRLYGASRFRHTSRTLNRLLAKVEVLKHHGDQWEMLSIPSSIRSIVCLNLPSFVGGLTPWTTANLKKDHRKGLTSSFTDDGRLEIIGSRDDLLSPKKRWIRLDQVREIRFKFIEESAEVVNMMIDGVPLKKSPLDGLDEIEISYCRQVSVLVEQGYSAKSIHDS; encoded by the exons ATGGCTGCCAAGGATTTTGCTGAATTCCAGTGGAAGAAGTTCTTGAGATCTCTGTTAGAGGCAGAGTCTGAATTATCAGGTTCCATAAATCTCATTTCTTACTTCAAAACAATCAAACAGAAGTTAATAGAAACAGAGACGATTCCTTTTTCCGAGATAGCTGCAGGGATGGCATTGAATATGGTGTCATGGGAAAGGAATACTTACATTCTGGTTTACCGTTATCTCTTGGAGCTCAACTACGCATTGGCAGAGTGCCGAATCTTTGCAAAGGAGTTCAAGGAGCTTAACAAGAAGATCTTGCCCTTGAATCCTTCCACAGTTTATTTCATCCTAAAGATGAAGAAGCGGCTGACGGCACTGAGCAGtaagtttgacattttggtgcGTAGCAGCCCATCAACGTCTGTTTCTGTCCTGAGggagaaaaaagagaggaacGCAGTCGAATGTGTGGGATTTACAGAGAAAGATATAGTGGTGATAAAGAAGAACTCAGAAGAAACTGTGGTGTTTTCTGATGTACGATTTGGGAGacagtatagtggttcactgaCGCTTAGGGACTTCCACTTGCTCAGTGACGGTGCAACCGGAAATGGGTTCACGTCCATTGGGATAGTCGGCATGGCTGGTGTGGGTAAGTCCACTTTCTTATTAAAAGAAATTTTGGAGTGGAATGACATACGCTCTGAGTTTTCTCCTATCATTCAGTTATGTTTGTCTGATATAATGCAAGAAAACAATGTAGTAGGCGGTACTAGTGCCAATGGGGTCAGCATGAGCATTGTGAAACTCATTCTTCAAAAGTTGGGGGAGGAGGAAACTGGTATTTCTGGCCTAGGACTCACTTCGCTCTTGGAAAGGCTCTACAGTCTTTTATCAGGTAAAAAGTATTTGATTGCGTTGGATGATGTGTTTAATGCTATGGAATTCTATTCGGATTTGGGTAATGACCGTGGGAAATTCGGGAATCGGTTATCGCATGGATTGCCTAAGGATAGTGGTGGTGTAGTCATTGTCATTAGTAGTAAACCAGAAGTAGCTCTCGATATGGTGGGGCTTCGCCAAAATTCTGTGCATAAGCGGCTGACCACACTCAAAAGGAAGTCTGGAGTACGGTCGACAACTTCAGTGGAACGGCAAGACCATCAAACACCAATAGATAACAGCCCCACATCGATTTCTACGCCGAAAGAGAAGACGAATGTTGTAGAAGAATGTTTGCCATTAACAGAGAAGGCAAAGAAAATTTCACCAGAAAATGTGCTACTAATTCCCAATGTAGGGAGGTCCAGGAACCAAAGGGATTTTAGGGACTCCAGCTTGCTTGTTGGTGATCCAGCCGGAATTGGATTTACGGCCATTGGGATAGTTGGCATGGCAGGTGTTGGTAAGTCCACTTTCGTGCACAAGGTCTTGAAAACTGTGTGGTTCGAATTTGATCCTATAGTTTGGTTATGCTTGTCGGATATAATCAAAGCTAAAAACCAAGTACCGGATGCTACTGCTGCCACTGATCAGGAGATCAGCATTAGCATTGTGACATGTATCCTTGAAATGTTGGGGGTCTCCATAGACAAGAACCTTAGCCTTGCCGAGCTCTTGGAAAGGCTCTACCATGTTTTATTAGGTAAAAGGTATTTGATTGTGCTTGATGATGTTTGGGACATTATGGAGTTCTACTCGGATTTATGTTTTAAACTCCCGGAAGGTGAAAAAATTCAGGATCACTTATCACACGGATTGCCTAAAGACTCTGGTGGTACGGTCATTGTCACTACTAGGTTGACGGAAGTAGCGCGAGATATGGTGGGCTTTGGCCAAAATAAGTTGTTCCTTGTTCTGCCATTGGAGAGAGAAGAGTGCTTTTCCAACTTTAACAGCTTTTTACACCATGAAAAATACAGGTGCGGTGAAGGAACACGCTTTGGTAAGTCCAACATGGAAACTGTGAAAAAGGTTCATGATGAGATTCTGCATCAAGTTTGTGGCCTACCATCAATTGCCAAGACTCTGGCAGACTTGATCATTGCAAATCAGATTGGTCAAAATGATTATAATAG GTCTGCCCTGAAGAAGATGTTGATACCTCATGAAATTCGTATTCAATGTTCATGGGTGACTGTTGCgacaaaagacaagaaagcgAAATGGATTCAGGATAAAACCGAAGTACCAAAATGTCCAATATttgtgtttattgatttaagaagtGACCAAGTAGGAGATCTTGCTGAAGACCTTCGCTACTTGCTTAATCGTGAGCAG GTCATTGCTGTTCTGCACGAGAGTTTCCATAACAAGTATAAATTATCGACAGTGAACCCAGATAGGGCGCTGACTGAGGTTTATGGTGCTCTAGCAACGCTTAAGGGTGTAGGACATAACTTTACTGACGAAATTCAAAAGAAGATGACAATTATA ATTGTTggtgaggatgtttttataaacTGGTTTCTGGGAGTTTTCTGTGATCTAAATTTGCCAGACTCACCCTCCATTGTTCCCATAGCACTCGGAATCAAGAGTAACATCCCATTCTCCTTTGGATGG GAGTTTGATGCTATGAAACCAGTGAACAAGATCTTGGAGACGGTTCTAAATCATACAAAACAGATCAAAGCTGACAG CTGGCGTATCCTCATCAACTTGAAAGCCATTCCTACAGATAATCAAGAATTACCATATTGTCTGCATTTATGTACTCCTGTTGATGAACCAGATAGGGAAAATGTG GACAATCGACCATTAATCCGTGGAGAATTTTGGAACTACTTCAGCATTG GTGTTGACGATCCAAGACTGTATGGAGCTTCGCGCTTTCGCCATACTTCAAG GACCTTGAACAGGTTACTTGCAAAAGTAGAGGTTTTAAAACATCATGGTGATCAGTGGGAAATGCTTAGCATTCCTAGTAG CATTAGGTCAATTGTTTGTCTCAACTTGCCTAGCTTTGTTGGTGGACTAACTCCTTGGACAACAGCAAATTTGAAGAAAGATCACAGA AAAGGCTTGACCTCATCTTTCACAGATGATGGACGTCTTGAAATTATTGGTTCCCGAGATGATTTACTTTCTCCGAAGAAAAGGTGGATTCGCCTTGATCAG GTACGAGAAATTCGATTCAAGTTTATTGAGGAGTCAGCTGAGGTTGTAAACATGATGATCGATGGAGTACCGTTGAAAAAATCCCCACTTGATGGTTTAGATGAGATTGAAATCTCTTACTGCCGTCAAGTCAGCGTTCTTGTTGAACAAGGTTACTCAGCAAAAAGTATCCACGACTCATAG